AGATCTTCTAAGAAGATTCCTTCTGGGAGAATACCCTGAGCCGATTAGCCAGGGCTGGGATTACCgggcagggagaacagagatgTTAGCAATGTAGAAAGTCACATAGAATATCATCATGCTGAGGGACAATCCACCACCAGGCGGTTCGATCActtgggagggagctgggagagacccCTGTggtccacccccggccccagatGGGTGGTGTGGGTTTCTGGTGTCGGAACACACCGAGGCAGGAATATTTGTGGAGTGGGCCCCGGCACTGACTTGGACCGTGTCTTCGGACACATCCGGCTGCCGCTCTTCACCCTCGGTTTCTCCAACTGTGAACTGTGCCCCACTCAGGCCCGGGGTGAATAAGTCAGCTGGCTAGTCATCCCAGGGGCAAAGTCGGGGCTGCGGGTCCCAGGCTGGCAGTGCCCGCTCTTCCATAACAACTCTGCAGGGTCCCATCGAGGGGGGAAGAGTAGTGGAGTGGGAATGGAGCCACCGTCATGCACCTACTCTGTTgcctcctgcccctgctgctgccATCTTGGCCCCCTCTGCCCACTGCCTCCCAATCCTCCTGctcccatccctgcctcctctgaGCACTTCCGAGGTGCCTAAGTCTATGCCCCACTCCCCATCTCTATCGTGCTACCCCTTGTAGGAGGTTCAGCCCTGAATCAGGCTCCTGGGTTCCTGTCAgagcagccacagtccctgccctcaggaagttccCAAGGGTCAGGGAACTCGGGGTAGACTGGTCTATGGATAGACAGACCCCGTGGGGGCAGGCCGCAGGAGGGACCCAGAGCAGAGGGGCAAGCTGTCAGGAGCTTGGATGAGAGAAGGGGCCGAGAAACAGGGGGAGCTGAAATGGGAATCTGTTTTCTCAGTCTGTGGGCCCAGTCGGGGTAACGGAAATCCCTGGCCCAGTAGGGCCAGCGTCTTCCAGGGGTGACAGTGATGTCAGAGACCAGGGGAGGGACCCCAGTGGCCGAGGGGGCTGAAGTGGAATCTGTTAGCCCTTGGAGTCTGCGGCCCTGACCTGCCAGCTGACCCCCAGCCTCAGTGTCCCTGTatggataataatggtgatgactgTGGcaatccgttaagcacttactggatgccagTGCCTGAATGCAAGGGACGAGGAGGGGGTTAGCTGAGGAGAAACCCAGTGACTTTGCTCCTTTTTGTGGGGAAGAGAAAATCCTTCTGGGGATGACGTGGCCTTTTTGCCTCCGGGCCAACAGGCAGGTTCTTGCAGGATGTAAATCCGCTCTCCCACCAGTTGTTCCTGGAACTGGAAGAAGCTGTCAACCCTCCAGTCCCTGGGGCGGGTCTGCGGAATACAGGTGGATCAGCTCTTCAGCTCTCTGCTGCCCATCTTCTGGTGCAGCCAGGCTCAGCCTTGGGGGTCGATACTCCTCGGCCAAGCCTGGACTGGAGACCCTCATTAGGAGTTGGTGGCTGTCATCTCAGGAGCAGGGCTTTGAACCGAGTTCGACATCCGGACCTTTCTCCCCTCTTCGGTCTCTTCACCCCCACCACGACGCACGCCCTCGATTCCTGCCCGGTTGGTCTTCCGGCTGCCTCTGGGCCTAAGccttcccttccagcccccaAGCCTCACCTCCCCAGGTGGTCATGCCATCTCCTGCTGGTCCTTAGGCAGGCTCAGCCAGTGCCAGGGTGAAAtgacaggaaaggggaaggattcTCTACAACTCTTAATCTCTGAAAGAACATGTGCGTGGCAGACAATCTCATCTCCGCATGTGTGTGCTCTGAACCCCAACTTAGAAATGAGCCCTCAGCAAGCAGAGGCTTCGTGGCAGGAGACCCCGCCACccccgacctctctctctctttgtcctggCCCCTCACCAGCCTTTGGGGAAAGCTGGACATACAGTAATAatttggatatttgttaagcactccgtgccaagcactgtattcagctctagggtagatacaagataatcagctcggacacaagtccctgccccatgtgggattcacagtctaagtacaagggaaatgggcattgaaaccccattttacagatgaggaaattgtagcccagagaaatgaagtgactcgcccaagatcgcatagcagatgagtggcagagacaggtttcGAGAGGTCGTGAGTGGGCCTCCGACCCCACACAGCAAGGTCTCCTCTCCCAAATCCCCAGGGCCTCACAGgcggtccaccccagcgctataGCTCGAGGACTTTCTCCCGGAAAGGCACGTCCCTGATGATCTTTAGTCCCTTGGCCGAGGTCCTGCGTTAGAATGTTAGAACGAGGGAGATAAGCAAATGTTGGCTAATTAGATGGTAGATTAATGTTAACCAATAGGGCAGGAATGTTAATAAGGCAGGTGTATATGGAATGCCCGTGTTAAAAAGAGAGCCAGGAAAATGTTATGTGTTAATTAAGACTATGCAAAGGACCTTTCCCTGAGCCTATATCAATCTCCTTTCTGGGCAGCCTCCGGGCAACCCTGGGCGAGGACACTGGAATAGGAGAGCAGGGGAGGTATCTGGGGAAAATCAAATCTAGCTGGAACCACAGGTGTCCACTGTACCGGGGTGAAAGGGGCAGCAGGAGTAAGGATGACGGTGGACCCCACACCCTCTGACCTGGCCTTCTGGGCTCGCTCACCCCGGCAGGGCTCTAACTCCCTCCCTGAGCTGCAAAGACCCAAAATGACAACTCTCTCTGGTTCTTTGAAACCCACTCCATCcttgtcctccccgcccccgtctcaCCCCCTAAGCTCATGAGGAGTGGCACGGTTACTTGTGTCCCCCAAGAGGGTTGCCTCGTCCCTAACCGTGGATGGAcaggctgcctccctccccagacaGAGACGCTGCAGGAGGGGCTGGCGCTGCCATGGGCCAGAGGCAATGGCCATCTCTTTTGGGTAGACCGAGCTGgacggggggtggagaggaatggcagggagAAAGACTGAAATGTGTTCATATGCCTGCGGTTCcaatgggaggaggaaggtggctCCAGCCAGTTCCACCAGCAGCTCGGACAAGAGCACAGAGCAACATTCAGGGTTGTCTTCCCTCTGTTTctgcctttttccctctctctatcctcctatgtctgcctctgtcctctgtcTGTCATTCTCTGCCTGTGTTTCTAGCTTCCTTGACTGCTTTTGTGGTCCTGCCCTCCTGAAGTTCCGCTTCCTGGTTTCTCTACAATCGCCGAAAGGGTCACCGTCTCAGCCCAAgaatccacctccctctccccgggtCGTTCACTTGCACAATCACttgcatacacacaaacacccacacccacacacacactcaaagacCACCCAGTTTCTCCATTTTAATAGCCAGCCGGCACGAGGACTTCCAATCAGCGACAGGAGGTTCAAAAGCCTGATGGGGATCCTGTttctagaaaagggggagggatggagtgtgGGAGGGACCACAGTGGGGCGAGTTGGGTATTGGGCGGGGGTCCCCAACGCCACCACGATGCCTCATCCTTCCAGGCGGAAGCGGGGGGTGGTGGGGCAGAAGAGTTGGACATGTACCCAGCAGCCGGGCTACAGAGGTACCCAGGGAACATGGGGTCAGGGATGCTCGGTTCCAGATGCGTCATCGGGCACCTCtggctccctcccgctcccccagtcCCCAGAGATGGCCCGTCGCTACTGGGGAGGCCGCGGGCTCCGGGAGCCCCCAACCGGCCGGGCCCACCGGGCTGGCTCTGCCAGCAGGGCCTTGctcggggatgaggaggggaagggggacctcCCTCACAGCGGAGTCCGGAGCAGGGCACCGAAGAGGCCCAGCAGGCTGGCGGAGAGAATGGCGGCGGGGCTGGGGCTCAGCCCTCTGGCTCCGTTCACGTTGCACAGGTCCGAGCGGCAGCAGGTGACGTTCCTGAAGCCCACGTGGTAGTTATTGGTCTCCTCCTGGCATGACTCCACACAGCTTTTGGTGATGAATCTGACCAGGCCCGCGGCAGCTGAGAAAGCCAGGGACCTGAGGGAAGGCTGGCcgagaggccggggccgggggcggggggcggggagcggggaacCCCTGTCCCTGCACCTTTGGTGAaagcctcccaccccccccaccccgatccccACGGCTATACCGGCCCCCACCCTGAACCCTAAACCCAGACACCCAACTTTAAAAATAATGACGATTAAATACCTTGCACTGTTTCACTTACCCCATTGGCCTCATCCACCCCGGTCCCCCCAAGCTGCAGGGGGatagggtggcagaggagggagctggaggctggggggcACAGAGGGGGGTGctacctctgcccctgcccaccggtcctgcttccccctccccgccagggaCACGGGGAGGGGCGAGGTAGTCTGCGCGTGCGGTTTCTAAATTATTACATgtacagcggggggggggggtggaggggaggggtgaggggtggaggggagggggttcgtGGAGAGTTGGGAGGTGCAGGCTGCCCTACCCCATCCCCGGCCAGCGGGTTACTCACTTGTCAGCTCCGTCTTGCAGACCTTTTCCTCATGCCTGCAGGGCTGCACGGTTTGGCAGTTCTTATTATTGGTCTGCCCCGTGCACTTGTAACACTGCAGGGACCCgcctggggagagatgggggtagGGGGCTGTCAGACCACCTCCAGCGTCCGAGCTTTTGGACTGCCGACACCTCTCCAGCTCTCAGCCTCCGTGGTCTTTGTCATCTCCCATGTCCCGCTCCGCCTTAACGCAACGTGAATTCATTTATTCGCTCagtcgtgtgcacagcactgtactaagcgtttggagagtacactcccctcccctgctcttccccacccccaaccctcctcctggGCTCAAAGGCACCACTGTCACCTTCGCCCCCCTTCTGGAAAATTCCAtgcaaaagaaaagggaaagagaatccaAGTCTAGGATCCAAGGGGAAATTCCTTCCAGGCCCTCGGTCTGATTTCCATTTAGCCCTTAGTCTGATTTCTTTTAGACCCTAGTCCTAGGGTGGGAGGGACGAGTGGGGCAGAATCGATTCCCCAAGCAACTTTAGGAGCTGCGACACAATTCTGAAGTTATTTCTGACCTGCGGCAATGGGGGCAGACCCcgccatggcctgggagtcaggaggtctgggttcaaGTCCTGCTTCTCCAAACTGCCAGCCTTGGCACGGTGCCTTCCCCTCTCCGAGTCTCTGTATCCCCCCATTGGTCTAATGGGGAGGgtgatctctgccttccagggAACTGGGTCTaagtttcctctcctcctcctcctctttctcatcttcctcttcctccttcttctcctcgtcgtcctccttctcctccactagCAGTGCCTCCCCTGTGATAGAGGACTGGGCAGAGGGTCTCAGGTATTGAGAGCAGCCCTGAGGCAGTGCCcgatgctgggggaggggaacgcggggggaggggggacagagagctggCCATTGACAGAAACCCAGCATTGGGTTCTTCAGCTCTACAAGGACCCTCCAACACAGAACTGCTGGTCCaggggacaggaagaagggaTGTACCCTGGGAGCCTGCTAACggctcctccacccccatctaTTCAGTTATAACTGTTTCCTCAATGCTCTCTcctgctttcttccctctctgcttcctccagTCAGTCTTTGGAATGTACTGGACCGGCTCtgaacacagagcactgtactaaaaaccctTAGGAGAAAATATAGAGGACAcattacaatccctgcccaaggagcgTAAAAAcatccttccttctgcccttctttcctattcattttccttcctcacttcatttctctttctattttaatttccctttttcttttcttttaaatctAACTGTCTCTGTTAAATCTCTCTGTGCCCCCCCACCTCCGTTtctctgtccccatctctctgtgtctgtgcCGACTGAGGGTCTCTCTTTACCTGCCTTTCACCTTGCTCTGTCACTCCCTGGACTCTCTTagtttttttttgtctctttctctacTATCTCTGTCGTTTCTTCTCCCCCGGCCTCCATCGCCCTCCCATCCTGTGGCCAGGCGTCCCTCAGGATCTCCGACAcggtttcctcctcccttccagatGGCAGTTCCCGAATTTGGCGGTGGGGAGAGTTCGCCTTACCTGGACCCACGGCCAGGGTGGTGACCAGCAGAACCACGAGAAGTGCCCTCATCCTGCCAGGAGACAGAGTGGGGGCTGCTCAGCTAGGGAATCTTTATATAGCATCACCTACCGGACGCCGCTCCCagcggcagcagcggcggcggcggcgacgggagGAGGAGTGTCCGATACGGACACAAGTCCCCTGACTCACACTCTCGGGGTTTGGGTCTCAGCCCAAAAGTCAAGGTAAGTTTCTCCACCCTTGGCATTCCCTTggatcttctcctctctccctcaccggCAAGCGGCctattctccccccgcccccccggggcaaGGAGCCCATGCCCAGACCTGGATGGATTTCTCTGGACTTTCCCTGGGTGGAGTTGCCAGTTTGGGCTGAGAGATCGCACCCGCCCATGCGTGACTT
The Ornithorhynchus anatinus isolate Pmale09 chromosome 4, mOrnAna1.pri.v4, whole genome shotgun sequence genome window above contains:
- the PSCA gene encoding prostate stem cell antigen — translated: MRALLVVLLVTTLAVGPGGSLQCYKCTGQTNNKNCQTVQPCRHEEKVCKTELTTAAGLVRFITKSCVESCQEETNNYHVGFRNVTCCRSDLCNVNGARGLSPSPAAILSASLLGLFGALLRTPL